The Girardinichthys multiradiatus isolate DD_20200921_A chromosome Y, DD_fGirMul_XY1, whole genome shotgun sequence genome has a window encoding:
- the LOC124864754 gene encoding reprimo-like protein: MNVSLFNMTQGALFNGSQTLAEALDTYSSNSSETVMTGDGGGSLVLLQDERKVFVMRVVQIAVLCVLSLTVMFGIFFLGCNLMIKSESMINFLVKDRRPSKDVETVMIGLS, from the coding sequence ATGAATGTTTCTCTTTTCAACATGACCCAGGGCGCGCTGTTTAATGGAAGCCAGACCCTCGCCGAGGCGCTTGATACATATTCAAGTAACAGCTCAGAGACCGTGATGACCGGTGATGGCGGAGGGTCCCTGGTGCTGCTGCAGGATGAGCGCAAAGTCTTTGTCATGCGTGTGGTCCAGATCGCGGTGCTGTGCGTCCTGTCGCTCACCGTAATGTTCGGCATTTTTTTCCTCGGATGCAACCTGATGATCAAATCAGAAAGCATGATTAACTTTCTGGTAAAGGACCGGAGACCTTCCAAAGACGTGGAAACTGTCATGATTGGGCTCAGCTAG